One Planctomicrobium piriforme genomic window, CGAAGTGGAACGCAGTCTTCGCGTGCTCGACGGCGCCATTCTGGTGTTGTGCTCAGTGGGCGGCGTGCAGAGCCAGTCGCTGACCGTCGACCGTCAGATGAAGCGCTACAAAGTGCCCCGCATCGCGTTCGTCAACAAGATGGACCGCACCGGCGCGAACTTCTACAGCGTCGTCCGACAGATCAAGGAAAAACTGGGAGCGACCCCGGTTCCCATCCAGATTCCAATTGGCGCAGGCCCGACGTTCGAAGGGGTGATCGACCTCATCGACATGATCGCCATCACGTTCGAAGGAGCGCGCGGGGAAGATGTGAAGCGCGAAGAAATTCCGGCGAATCTGCTGGAAGAAGCGAAAGAACACCGTCACGAAATGCTGGAAGCCCTGTCGATGTTCAGCGACGACCTGATGGTCGCCCTGCTCGAAGAGCAGGACTTCCCGGCTGACGAACTCCGCAAGATCATCCGCGGCGCGACGCTGACGCAGTCCATTACTCCCGTCATGTGCGGTTCTGCCTTCAAAGACAAAGGGGTGCAGGAACTGCTCGACGGCGTGATTCACTTCCTGCCCAAGCCGACCGACCGAACCGTGACCGCCATCGATATCGATGCCACGGAAAAGGCCAAGAAGGCCGGCGAACTGACCGAACACGAAACCAAACGGGTGAACCTGAGCACCAATCCAGCCGATCCGCTGGTGTGCATGGCGTTCAAAACCGTGATGGAGCAGTTCGGCCAGTTGACGTACACCCGTCTGTATCAGGGCGCCATCAAGAAGGGCGACAGCTACATCAACACCCGTACCGGCAAGAAGGTTCGCTTCGGCCGCCTGGTGCGCATGCATGCCAACGACCGCGAAGATATCGATCTGGCGGAAGCCGGCGACATCGTGGCGATCGTGGGGATCGACTGCGCCTCGGGGGACACGTTCTGCAGCGAAAGCGTGAACTACTCGCTCGAAAACATTTTCGTGCCCGAGCCGGTGATTCGCTTGTCGATCGAACCGGCGCAGCGCGACGGGGCCGACCGCTTGAGCAAGGCCCTCGAACGCTTCCGCCGTGAAGACCCAACGTTCCACGTCAGCAGCGATCCCGAAACCAACGAGACCATCATCGCTGGTATGGGACAGTTGCACCTGGAAATTTACATCGAGCGCATCAAGCGCGAATACCGTTGCGAAGTGACTGTCGGCGAGCCGAAGGTGGCCTACAAGGAAATGCCCACCAAGACCGTCGAGTACAACTACAAGCACAAGAAGCAGACCGGGGGTTCTGGTCAGTATGCACACATCGTCGGCAAGATTTACCCGTTGCCGGAAGATGCCGAGCAAAACTTCATCTTCAACAACAACATCAGCCAGGGACGCATTCCCAACCAGTTCATTCCCCCTGTCGAAGAGGGTTTTGAACGGGCATTGGTGAAAGGTCCGCTGATCGAGTGTGAAGTGGTGCGCGTCGGCGCCGACCTGGAAGACGGCAGCTACCACGACGTCGACTCCTCCGAGCGGTCTTTCGAGACGGCCGGCTGGGGTTGTATGCGTGAGTCGCTGGAAAAGGCCGGCATGGTGCTGCTCGAGCCGATCATGCGGCTGGAAGTGGAAGCTCCGGAAAACTACCAGGGTTCCATCACCGGCCACCTGTCGAGCAAGCGGGGAGTCATCACCCAGACCGACACCCGAGAAGGGACCGCGTACATCAACGCGGAAATCCCGCTGGCGAGCATGTTCGACTACGCGAACGAACTGCGTTCAATGACGCAGGGCAAGGGCGGCTTCAGCATGGAATTCGGTGCTTACAAGCAAGTGCCGAAGAGCATCCAGGAAGAAGTCGTCGAACGCCGCCGCAAGGAAAAGGCCGAACGGGCGAAGAAGTAAGGTTCACGCCTGAATTCGTCCGCTAGCAACAACACAACCCTCGGGTGACAATGCGTTCACCCGAGGGTTTGTTGTTTTGTAACCTGGCTTGGCCTTGAATGAGTTCCCTCTCGATCTTCGGGAAGGCTCAATCAAGCCTATCCCCCCGTCCGCGAGTCTTCATTGCCCCCGTCCGCCGTGTCCGCAAATGAATCCGCTCCCAGGACCATCAGGACGAAGCCGGCGGCCGTGAGCATGGCGGCGATCATCGCTTCGATCACGAACAGGTGTGGCGACACCGAAACCGTCGAGGCGTTCAGCCAGGGGAGAATTGCCTGGGCTGCGGCGCACACGCCGGCAAGCAGACCGAGTCCGGCTGTCGCGTAACCTGCCAAGGCCAATGTTTTGTAGTTCGCTTGCATGTTCGTGGTTCCATTCCAAAATCATCTGGCGAGTCGTTCGCTCAATTCGTGCGGCAGTTTGCGACCAGTGCTATGCAAGTCAACGCCTCATCACAGGATGCACTGGCAAAGCCAGTGGCACACAGCCCGAACATCTCGAAATGACATCGAGTGCGAGCGAAAGTGCTCGAAATCCAGTCGGGCCTGCTGCCGGAGCTGCCGGTTCCCTTTCGCTTGTCCGGCAGGGCGGAGACAATCACCTTTTCTGATGTTGTCTCCGGATCAAACGACTCCCCGCCGCTGGCGGATTAAAAAACTCACCTGCGAATTGTGGAATGCATTGATGACCAACGCCCCCCATTCTCCCCTTGCCAACTGGAACGGCCAGGAGATGCCGTTGTCGGAAGTTCGTGTCTCCGTTCTGGATCGGGGATTTCTGTTTGGCGACGCCATCTATGAAGTTGTTCGGGTGTACAACGGAAAGCCGTTTCTATTCACCGATCACGTCGAACGGCTGGGCCGGAACTTTCAGAAGCTGCAGTTGAACTCTGATGCCAGGCTCATCGCCCAGCGGGCACTCGAGACGCTGGCGCACAGCGGCATCAAAGAGGGAACGATTTACGTTCAGGTGACCCGGGGTGAAGCTCCCCGAACGCATCGGTTTCCGGAGCCGGCGGTGCGGCCGAATGAGCTGATCTATGTTCAGTCGTTTCATGACCATTACGGGCGTCAGCGAAGCGAAGGGGGCAAGGTCATTCTCATCGACGACATTCGCTGGAAGCGGTGCGACATCAAGAGCGTCAATCTGCTGGCGAACTGCCTGGGGGCAGAGCAGGCGCATGCGGCAGGCTGCGATGAGGCGGTGTTCGTGGAAGCGGACGGAACCTTGATTGAGGGGACGCATACGAGCCTGTTCGCCGTGCGTGACGGTGCTATTCTCACCGCGCCACTCGGAAACCACATTCTGCCTGGCATCACGCGCAAGCTGGTGTTGCGACTGGCGGCGGAGACTGGCATTCCGGTCATCGAAGAACCGTTGCCGAAGGAGAAGCTGGAAACAGTCGACGAACTCTTTCTGACGGGCACCACCGTGGAAGTGCTGCCCATCGTGCTAGCAGGTGACATTCGCATTGGCGACGGCACGGTCGGACCTGTGGTGAAGCGGCTCCGGCAGGCTTATCAGGCGGCCGTTGAAGCGGAATGCGGCAGATAAGAAAATTCCAAATCCCAAGCACCAAAGCTCAAACAACGACAAAATCTCAATGACTGAAACTTGATGCTGGATGAGTGAGTTCAACGCTTCCCAGCAGTTTCACTCCGCCGGATTTGGCGGCTTCGCGTTGGGCGTCCGTGGCGATGGGCGGATCGGCCGCGAGCGTTGAAGCGAAGGCTTCCAGGCTGGTGAAAAGCTGCTCGGGAAAACAGCGGACTGATGTCCCCCGCTCGCCAGGTTTTGAAATGGACTTCTCCCTTTGTAGAAGTCCTTGCAGCAGTTCTTGCGCACGTCGGGCATGCCGGATTGCGCCGGGGCGATTGCCGGCCAGGCATTTCACGCCGCACGCGGCAAGCTTGATGAGCGCCTTCAAATAATCCGCGAGCGGCCCCCTGCGACCAGCAGCGATCCAGGCGGTCTCCCAGGCTTCGTGGGCTTCCCAGTAATACCCGTGCTGAAACAAGAACGCTCCTCGTGCGAGGGCCTGCTCCAGAGTTTCGCCGACGGGATGAGTTTCGTCGCGTGGCCGCGGCGTGATGCCCGGCACATAAGTGGACTGCGGCAAAAAATGCGGAAAAACACCGTGAGAAATGGCGGAATCGTGACTCTGACTGCTGTTTGGCTGGTCCGCCATTGACGCTGTTTGTTGAGCTGGACTACATCCAGAGCAACCCTTTCTTCGTCTGAATTCAATTGATTTTCATCGGCGAAATCCGCCGCATCACGATCATCGTCTCAACGGTTTTCGGAGCAACGTATGCCCTCTCCATTGTACAAGCGTCTGCGTCCCTGGGCGGGGTTGACTCTCACCCTGGCCCTGGGCTGTGCGTCGGCAACGACATCGAATACTGCCCGGACTTCGACCGAGCAGTTGCTGGTGGCGAACGCGGTCGATCAGTCGCTCGACAAGGTGAACTTTACCAGCTTCAACGACACGAACGTCTACCTGCAGGAAAAGTATGTCGACTGCGTGGATAAAAACTATGTGATTGCGTCAACCCGTCACCGGTTGTTGTCGGCAGGAGCACGGATTGTGGATGCTCCGGAGAAGGCCGACGTGGTCGTTGAGATCCGTACCGGCGCCGTGGGAACAACTTCAGCAAATGCCTTTGTGGGAACTCCGGAAGTCTCCTTGCCAGGCATGTTGACGATCCCGGAAGTGAAGCTGATGGAACGTCGCAAGCAACAGGCAGTCGCCAAATTGGGCCTGGTCGCCTATGACCCCAAGACCAGCGAAATCTACGGCAGCGGCGGCACGAGCCTGTCGCGCTCGAACGACAACAACTGGTTCTTCGCAGGCGTCGGCCCGTACCAGAGCGGTTCGGTGAAGAAGGAAGTGTCGGACTCCACCACCGGGCCAGCGGCCAAGCCGCAAACGCATATTCCGACCACCGTCGCGTTCACCCGACCAGTCCGGGCGGTTGATACCGAAACCCAGATGGCGACCGAAGAGCCGGCGAAATCAGAAATCAGTCCGGCGGCTCATGCGGAAGAGAGTTCACCGGACTGGGCCAAAACCCGTCGCTGATTCCGTTCCCATGTCCACGGATCAACGCGGCTCGATGTTGAATTTGTAAGCTGCCGTTAGGAAAAGATTTGCTTTTCCCGGCCGGCAAATTCAGTATGCTGTGGTCGCAACGCGCTCGGAGTGCATCGAAGACAAGTTATCCGCAGCGTCCGTTCAGCAGATCAGACGGCAATATGGCTTCCCTGCGCCGTCTCTGATTGCTGCTCTCGGACGCTCCCCACGGCTAGGAGCGTCATGTCGAGTCCCAAACGCGTCGGTGTGCTCACCTCGGGCGGGGATTGCCCAGGTTTGAATGCCGTGATTCGTGGCGTCGTCAAAAGTGCCACCCGTTTTGGTTATGAAGTGGTCGGCTTTCGTCGAGGATACGAAGGGCTTGTCGACCCGGTCGATTACATGATGCTCGACCGCAAAAATACGCTGGGCATCATCAATCAGGGGGGAACCATTCTCGGTTCGACCAACAAAGGGCGGTTCTCTGCCCGAAAGGGAGTCGACCAGCGGGTCGAGCTGCCCAAAGAACTCATTCAGGAAGTCAAAAGCACGTTTCGCGTGCTGAATATTGAAGGGCTGATCTGCATTGGCGGAGACGGCTCTCTGGCCGTGGCCGAGCAATTTGAGGAACACGGCCTGCCGGTAATCGGCGTCCCCAAAACCATCGACAACGATCTGTCGTCGACTGCGTTCTCGTTCGGTTTCGACAGCGCCGTCGCCTGTGCGACTGACGCCATCGACCGTCTCTACACCACCGCCATCAGTCACGAACGAGTGATGGTGGTGGAAGTGATGGGCCGCCACGCGGGCTGGATCGCTCTGCATGCCGGGATCGCTGGCGGAGCAGGCGTGATTCTGATTCCCGAAATCCCCTGGAACTTCGAGAACGTCTGCCAGAAGATTCTGGAGCGAGACCGCGAGAACAAGCGGTTCTCGGTGATCGTCGTCGCCGAAGGAGCGCACCTGCCCGAAGGTGGCCTGGTGGCGGGCACATCGAGCGGCAATGCCCAGGCTCGACTGGGGGGCATTGGCGACATCGTTTCCCACGAACTGGAACATCGACTCAACCGGGAAGTCCGCTGCGTCATTCTCGGTCATCTGCAGCGCGGCGGCCCGCCCACGAACTTCGACCGCTGTCTGGCGACGATGTACGGCGCACATGCGTTGCGACTGCTGATTCAGAAGAAGTTCGGCATGATGGTCTCGTACCAGCCGCCGATGATTCGCGCGGTCCCCATCAAGGAAGCGGTCGGGAAGCTCGCCCAGGTGACGCTCGACAACTCCGGGGTCGAAGCCGCAAGGGCTCTCGGCATCAGCTTCGGCGACATCGACTCACGCGAGAGCCTGAGCGCGCTGGGGTGGAGGTAGTGGGTGGTTGAAGGTTGAGGGGTTTAAGGTTTAAGGAAATTCAAAACCTTGAACGTTCAACACGACGCCCCGTGCCGACGCTCCTGCTTCGGCACGCAAAGTAGAGGTTTGGGAGGCACCGATGCCAAGAAAAGAAGATGTTCTCAACTTTATCCAGTTGATCCCGGACTCCAAGAATGTGCCTGCAACACAGATCGTGAAAGCTCTCGCCTTGGAAGTTCTCACGAAAGGCTTGGAACGACCTCCCGCTGCTTGGGAAGTCGCAAGCCTGATCCGAACAGCCAAGAGATTCATCGCTGAAGACCAGATATCGGTAATTTGCGACGAGCAAAAAGCTCGTCAGACAGGCGGCGGAAATCGGATTGTCAGGAAGCCCGAGACCTTTGAAAGCGTTCCCAGGCAGAGCCTGGGAACGAGACGGACTTGGTTCCCGACCTTAAACCTTCAACGCCTCAACCTTAAACCCCTCAAACACTCGTCCAATCGAGAATGACCTTGCCCGACTCGCCTGAGTTCATCACGGCGAAGCCTTGTTCGAAGTCGGCGGCGGGGTAGCGGTGGGTGATCACTTTGCTGATGTCCAGGCCGCCTTGCAGCATGACGGTCATCTTGTACCACGTTTCGTACA contains:
- the fusA gene encoding elongation factor G; this encodes MDLNKVRNIGISAHIDSGKTTLTERILFYSGRIHKIGEVKGAGDGATMDHMDLEKERGITITSAATQVRWDDHVINVIDTPGHVDFTVEVERSLRVLDGAILVLCSVGGVQSQSLTVDRQMKRYKVPRIAFVNKMDRTGANFYSVVRQIKEKLGATPVPIQIPIGAGPTFEGVIDLIDMIAITFEGARGEDVKREEIPANLLEEAKEHRHEMLEALSMFSDDLMVALLEEQDFPADELRKIIRGATLTQSITPVMCGSAFKDKGVQELLDGVIHFLPKPTDRTVTAIDIDATEKAKKAGELTEHETKRVNLSTNPADPLVCMAFKTVMEQFGQLTYTRLYQGAIKKGDSYINTRTGKKVRFGRLVRMHANDREDIDLAEAGDIVAIVGIDCASGDTFCSESVNYSLENIFVPEPVIRLSIEPAQRDGADRLSKALERFRREDPTFHVSSDPETNETIIAGMGQLHLEIYIERIKREYRCEVTVGEPKVAYKEMPTKTVEYNYKHKKQTGGSGQYAHIVGKIYPLPEDAEQNFIFNNNISQGRIPNQFIPPVEEGFERALVKGPLIECEVVRVGADLEDGSYHDVDSSERSFETAGWGCMRESLEKAGMVLLEPIMRLEVEAPENYQGSITGHLSSKRGVITQTDTREGTAYINAEIPLASMFDYANELRSMTQGKGGFSMEFGAYKQVPKSIQEEVVERRRKEKAERAKK
- a CDS encoding 6-phosphofructokinase — its product is MSSPKRVGVLTSGGDCPGLNAVIRGVVKSATRFGYEVVGFRRGYEGLVDPVDYMMLDRKNTLGIINQGGTILGSTNKGRFSARKGVDQRVELPKELIQEVKSTFRVLNIEGLICIGGDGSLAVAEQFEEHGLPVIGVPKTIDNDLSSTAFSFGFDSAVACATDAIDRLYTTAISHERVMVVEVMGRHAGWIALHAGIAGGAGVILIPEIPWNFENVCQKILERDRENKRFSVIVVAEGAHLPEGGLVAGTSSGNAQARLGGIGDIVSHELEHRLNREVRCVILGHLQRGGPPTNFDRCLATMYGAHALRLLIQKKFGMMVSYQPPMIRAVPIKEAVGKLAQVTLDNSGVEAARALGISFGDIDSRESLSALGWR
- a CDS encoding aminotransferase class IV, with the translated sequence MTNAPHSPLANWNGQEMPLSEVRVSVLDRGFLFGDAIYEVVRVYNGKPFLFTDHVERLGRNFQKLQLNSDARLIAQRALETLAHSGIKEGTIYVQVTRGEAPRTHRFPEPAVRPNELIYVQSFHDHYGRQRSEGGKVILIDDIRWKRCDIKSVNLLANCLGAEQAHAAGCDEAVFVEADGTLIEGTHTSLFAVRDGAILTAPLGNHILPGITRKLVLRLAAETGIPVIEEPLPKEKLETVDELFLTGTTVEVLPIVLAGDIRIGDGTVGPVVKRLRQAYQAAVEAECGR
- a CDS encoding DUF6655 family protein produces the protein MPSPLYKRLRPWAGLTLTLALGCASATTSNTARTSTEQLLVANAVDQSLDKVNFTSFNDTNVYLQEKYVDCVDKNYVIASTRHRLLSAGARIVDAPEKADVVVEIRTGAVGTTSANAFVGTPEVSLPGMLTIPEVKLMERRKQQAVAKLGLVAYDPKTSEIYGSGGTSLSRSNDNNWFFAGVGPYQSGSVKKEVSDSTTGPAAKPQTHIPTTVAFTRPVRAVDTETQMATEEPAKSEISPAAHAEESSPDWAKTRR
- a CDS encoding DUF309 domain-containing protein, translated to MADQPNSSQSHDSAISHGVFPHFLPQSTYVPGITPRPRDETHPVGETLEQALARGAFLFQHGYYWEAHEAWETAWIAAGRRGPLADYLKALIKLAACGVKCLAGNRPGAIRHARRAQELLQGLLQREKSISKPGERGTSVRCFPEQLFTSLEAFASTLAADPPIATDAQREAAKSGGVKLLGSVELTHPASSFSH